Proteins from a genomic interval of Lysobacter arenosi:
- the alaS gene encoding alanine--tRNA ligase has translation MKNPHHISTSEIRSDFLEFFRGKGHTIVPSAPLVPANDPTLLFTNSGMVQFKNVFLGSEKPGYVRAADVQRCLRAGGKHNDLDQVGYTARHHTFFEMLGNWSFGDYFKEDAIAWAWELLTKVWKLPAERLLVTVYHTDDEAYAIWNQKMGIPAERIVRIGDNKGAPYASDNFWQMADTGPCGPCTEIFYDHGDHIAGGPPGSPDEDGDRFIEIWNLVFMQFDRQPDGTLVPLPAPCVDTGMGLERLAAVLQGVHGNYEIDLFRHLIAKAAEFTSTADLGNKSLRVIADHIRACSFLIVDGVLPSNEGRGYVLRRIIRRALRHGWMLGQKGPFFSRMVAPLVEVMGDAYPELTAKREFVERALLAEEERFAETLDSGMRIFDEVASRSTGMIPGADAFRLYDTYGFPVDLTADIARERGLSVDMAGFDQSMEEQRRKAREAGKFGNATTMPAELAAQLSPTRFLGYDELGADDLQVLALLKDGRPVDQIDAGDDAVVILDRTPFYAESGGQVGDTGDLEAGAARFAVRDTQKFAGQFHGHVGNLASGSLKRGDRVRASVDAVRRAATVLNHSATHLLHSALRSVLGDHVTQKGSLVAPDRLRFDFAHFAPVSASDLAEIERRVNAEVRRNHAAEVHHMGMQEALDFGAMALFGEKYGDEVRVLRMGDTSTELCGGTHVSRTGDIGLFKIVSEGGVSAGVRRIEALTGQGALDFVAEEERRLDEAASLLGGNAADIADKLRSLLDRQKKLERELESIKAKAASGATSDLGASAAQVGAVKVVATRLEGFDAKALRDAVDRLKQQLGDSVIVLAGTSDGKAALVAGVNGAAAGRVKAGELLAHVASQINGKGGGRADMAQGGGDDGPALVQALAGVAGWVEVKLS, from the coding sequence ATGAAGAACCCGCATCACATCAGCACCAGCGAAATCCGCAGCGATTTCCTCGAATTCTTCCGTGGCAAGGGCCACACGATCGTTCCGTCGGCGCCGCTGGTGCCGGCCAACGATCCGACGTTGCTGTTCACGAACTCGGGAATGGTCCAGTTCAAGAACGTCTTCCTCGGCAGCGAGAAGCCCGGCTACGTGCGCGCGGCCGACGTGCAGCGCTGCCTTCGGGCCGGCGGCAAGCACAACGACCTCGACCAGGTCGGCTACACCGCCCGCCACCACACCTTCTTCGAGATGCTGGGCAACTGGTCGTTCGGCGACTACTTCAAGGAAGACGCGATCGCGTGGGCCTGGGAGCTGCTGACCAAGGTCTGGAAGCTGCCGGCCGAGCGCCTGCTGGTCACGGTCTACCACACCGATGACGAGGCCTATGCCATCTGGAACCAGAAGATGGGCATCCCGGCCGAGCGCATCGTCCGCATCGGCGACAACAAGGGCGCGCCGTACGCTTCGGACAATTTCTGGCAGATGGCCGACACCGGTCCCTGCGGTCCGTGCACGGAAATCTTCTACGACCACGGCGACCACATCGCCGGTGGTCCGCCCGGCTCGCCGGACGAGGACGGCGACCGTTTCATCGAGATCTGGAACCTGGTCTTCATGCAGTTCGACCGCCAGCCCGACGGCACCTTGGTGCCGCTGCCGGCGCCGTGTGTCGACACGGGCATGGGCCTGGAGCGCCTGGCCGCCGTGCTGCAGGGCGTGCATGGCAACTACGAGATCGACCTGTTCCGCCACCTGATCGCCAAGGCCGCCGAGTTCACCTCGACGGCCGACCTTGGCAACAAGTCGCTGCGCGTGATCGCCGATCACATCCGCGCGTGTTCGTTCCTGATCGTCGACGGCGTGCTGCCGAGCAACGAAGGCCGCGGCTACGTGCTGCGCCGGATCATCCGTCGCGCCCTGCGCCACGGCTGGATGCTGGGCCAGAAGGGCCCGTTCTTCAGCCGCATGGTCGCGCCGCTGGTCGAAGTGATGGGTGATGCCTATCCGGAACTCACCGCCAAGCGCGAGTTCGTCGAGCGCGCCCTGCTGGCCGAGGAAGAGCGCTTCGCCGAAACGCTCGACTCGGGCATGCGCATCTTCGACGAAGTGGCTTCGCGCTCCACGGGGATGATCCCTGGCGCCGACGCGTTCCGCCTCTATGACACCTACGGATTCCCGGTCGACCTGACCGCCGACATCGCGCGCGAGCGCGGTCTGTCGGTCGACATGGCCGGCTTCGACCAGTCGATGGAAGAGCAGCGCCGCAAGGCGCGCGAGGCCGGCAAGTTCGGCAACGCCACCACGATGCCGGCCGAGCTCGCCGCGCAGCTCTCGCCGACCCGCTTCCTGGGTTACGACGAACTCGGCGCCGACGACCTGCAAGTGCTGGCCCTGCTCAAGGACGGCCGCCCGGTCGACCAGATCGACGCCGGCGACGATGCGGTGGTGATCCTCGATCGCACGCCGTTCTACGCCGAAAGCGGCGGCCAGGTCGGCGACACCGGCGACCTCGAAGCCGGCGCGGCACGCTTTGCCGTCCGTGATACGCAGAAGTTCGCCGGCCAGTTCCATGGCCATGTCGGCAACCTCGCCAGCGGTTCGCTCAAGCGCGGCGATCGCGTCCGCGCCAGCGTCGATGCGGTGCGTCGTGCCGCAACGGTGCTCAACCACTCGGCGACGCACCTGCTGCATTCGGCACTGCGCAGCGTGCTGGGCGACCATGTCACCCAGAAGGGTTCGCTGGTCGCACCCGATCGCCTGCGTTTCGACTTCGCCCATTTCGCCCCGGTCAGTGCCAGCGACCTGGCCGAGATCGAGCGTCGCGTGAACGCCGAAGTGCGCCGCAACCACGCCGCCGAAGTGCACCACATGGGCATGCAGGAAGCGCTGGATTTCGGCGCGATGGCTCTGTTCGGCGAGAAGTACGGCGATGAAGTGCGCGTACTGCGCATGGGCGATACCTCCACCGAGCTGTGCGGTGGCACGCACGTGTCACGCACCGGCGACATTGGTCTGTTCAAGATTGTTTCCGAGGGCGGTGTCTCCGCCGGCGTGCGTCGCATCGAGGCGCTGACGGGGCAGGGCGCGCTGGACTTCGTCGCCGAGGAAGAGCGTCGCCTCGACGAAGCGGCCAGCCTGCTGGGCGGCAACGCGGCGGATATCGCCGACAAGCTGCGCAGCCTGCTCGATCGGCAGAAGAAGCTCGAGCGCGAGCTCGAGTCGATCAAGGCCAAGGCCGCTTCCGGCGCGACCTCCGACCTGGGCGCTTCGGCAGCGCAGGTCGGTGCGGTCAAGGTCGTGGCCACGCGTCTGGAGGGCTTCGACGCCAAGGCACTGCGCGATGCGGTCGATCGCCTCAAGCAGCAGCTCGGCGACAGCGTGATCGTGCTGGCCGGTACCAGCGACGGCAAGGCGGCCCTGGTCGCCGGCGTCAACGGTGCCGCGGCCGGCAGGGTCAAGGCCGGGGAACTACTGGCGCATGTGGCCAGTCAGATCAACGGCAAGGGCGGTGGTCGCGCCGACATGGCCCAGGGCGGCGGCGATGATGGCCCGGCGCTGGTCCAGGCACTGGCTGGCGTCGCCGGTTGGGTCGAAGTCAAGCTTAGCTGA
- the recX gene encoding recombination regulator RecX, with protein sequence MHGDLLDDDPPGGGSGSDDRDGAGAAAGPARRRGRPEQTPLQRALGLLARREHSRKELSRKLTSRGLDAGDVEAAVGRLAGEGWQDDKRFAESLVRSRAGSGYGPVRIRAELATHGLDREAVARAMETYEGDWAENARELVQRRFGPGVTEELNLRRKAADFLMRRGFDGASVRAATRYDPDD encoded by the coding sequence ATGCACGGCGACTTGCTGGACGATGACCCGCCCGGTGGCGGTTCCGGAAGCGACGACCGCGACGGTGCCGGCGCTGCTGCCGGCCCGGCCCGGCGCCGTGGACGGCCGGAGCAGACGCCGTTGCAGCGGGCGCTGGGCCTGCTGGCCCGGCGCGAGCATTCCCGCAAGGAGCTGAGCCGCAAACTGACTTCGCGCGGCCTGGATGCCGGCGACGTCGAGGCGGCCGTTGGCCGCCTGGCGGGCGAGGGGTGGCAGGACGACAAGCGCTTCGCCGAAAGCCTGGTCCGCAGCCGTGCCGGCAGTGGCTACGGGCCGGTCCGGATCCGCGCCGAGCTGGCCACCCACGGGCTCGACCGCGAGGCCGTCGCCCGGGCGATGGAGACCTACGAGGGCGACTGGGCCGAGAACGCCCGTGAGCTGGTCCAGCGCCGGTTCGGTCCCGGAGTGACCGAAGAATTGAACCTGCGGCGCAAGGCCGCGGATTTCCTGATGCGACGGGGTTTCGATGGCGCCAGCGTGCGCGCCGCGACCCGGTACGACCCGGACGACTGA